The genomic window TCGTTGGGCGGCCACCATCACATACTGATCACTATCCGGGACAGCCGCCGCGCCACTGATCGAATCGTGCAGCTGAAAATCTTTGATACCGGGCGTTTCCAGATGCGACCAACCACTGGTGTCGATCAGGGGGCCGTGCGCCAATTGCACATAGGAATAATGTTTCTTCAGCAAGCACAGCGTTTGCCCATTCAGCACCACCGGCTGCGCGTGCAGATCCGCTTCTTTGTCACCCACGGTGGCGGGCTGGTCCGGCGAAGCGTCCCATCGCCAACTGCCACGAGCCGTCCAGATTCTGCCGGCGGAATCCAAGGCCAGCCCTTTGATATTCGCGAGCGCTCCAAGCCTTCGCACGATTTCGAAACGTTTGCCGGCATCATCCCAAGCCAATAATTGCACGACGCCATTTTGACCGGAGATCGCGAACAGGCCGCCCCGGACCTGTACCAGCCCTCGGCCACTGTTCACATCGGCACTCTCGGGCAGAAATCCGATAAAGCTTCCCGAGGCACCGCCCAGTACGACTCCCGGATCCGGCTCAAAGCGTTCGTTCATGCGGTGGATGGTGCCGTGCCAACCATGGGCGTACCAATGACGGCCTATTTTCTGAGGGCGGTCGCCATGAAAGTCCTTGGGAAACCCCGTCACCGCTTGACCGTCCTTCCAAGCGTTGACTTGGGAACCCGCAAATCCGTACACCGTCCCGTCGATGTCGACGTGCAAGTCGCGTACGTCACGTTGCAGGACGGCGATCGCGTCGATCTGACCAGCGGCCGGATCGAACCACGACAGTTGTTTGGTCTGCTTTTGGTAGATCGCCACTCTGCCCTGCCAACTACTCGACGACATCGCGTCGACCTGCAGGTTCGGCACCCGTTCGACGGTCGAACCGGACGCGGCATCCAGGGGCAAGCCGTACAACGACGTGCGAATATTAAGCAACAACCGATCGCCGACCCGCGTCAGTTGATCATTTCGCCCCGCGGACTCGGGCAAAGTAAAACTCGCCAGCAAGCGTCCGTCCAAGGCGTAGCGGTTCAGCTGTGACTCACCAGCCCGCTCCCACAACGTATGGTGTTGATCGAACACCGGCCCCATACCAGGGGCTGTCGGTTCGGAAAAACTCACTCGAGTGGGCCCGGATGCACCGGAGTTGCCGAGAGTGCCAACGACGCGTAGTTCGGCGGCGAAGCTGCACAGCGGCAACAGCCACGCCACGACAATCAGAAATGACTTAATGGGAATCCCCCTAAAACAAACAAGTAGCATGGGCCCCCGGCCCGTGTCCCCACCACCGTAGCATGGGCCCCCGGCCCGTGTCCCCACCACCGTAGCATGGGTCCCCGGCCCGTGTGCCCATACGAATCTCCGCACCCCCTCGGCCTATATTCTCACACGGCCCGGGGGACCGTGCTACTGCGTTTGGTAACGCTTTAGCGCTTCGATGGCCGGTTCGACAAAGCGTTTAGGACCGTTTTGTTGAACCTGCTCGACCGCTTGTGCTTGATACCCCGCGGCCCGAGCATTATCGCCTCGTTGAGCACTCACCGCAGCCAGTGCGCGATAGTCCCAAAATGTTTTTTCGGCTTTGGACTGAAACACTTGTCGCATGTCCGCGGCCGCTTGTTGGACCGAGGCGGTCGCGGACTGTCTCGCGGCGGGCTGGGTGACCAGCAGAAACGCGCGATGGCTGCGTGCTTCGTTGAACTCCGGATCCAATTGGATGGCCTTGTTCAAGTTTTTCAAGGCCTCGGAAAATTTCCCCAGTTCCATCTGCACCTGCCCCAGATTGCTCCACATAAACGCGTTGTCCGGCAAGGCTTCGGCGGCTTCGATGGCCGCCAAGTAATCAGCTTCCGCTGCCTTCAGATCGCCCATCGCATGCCGTACGACTCCGCGGCCGGTAAGCGCCTCGGTGTCCTTGTTATCAAGTTTGATGGCGATCGAAAATGCATCGCGAGCCGCTTCGAGGTTTCCCTGATCGAATCGTAATCGCCCCATGGCCTTACGTGCGAATCCGTCGTGGGCATCCAATTCAATGGCTTTGGTTAAAGCTTGCTCCGCTGCATCCAACTGTCCTTGGTCATGCAACAAAGCTCCCAAGTGTTTGCGTGGAAAGGCATGCAGGGGGTCCAGTTTAATGGCCTGAGCGAAATCGGATCGGGCGTTGTTGGCGTTTCCCGTTTGGCTGTAGGCCAGCCCGCGTCCCATCCAAGCCTCGACCGATTGCGGCTGTTTATCCAACGCCGCGGAGAACACTTTGATGGCCGTTTCCGGATGGCCGGCGGCCAGATAACCAAATCCCAAGGGAGCCAAAAACTCTCCGTTCTGGCTGGCCAGCTCGGCGGCCCGATTCAAATCCACCAACCCCGCCTCGAGCTTGCCAGCCGCCAACCGCACTCTTCCTCGAGCCAATAGATCGCGCGCACCCAATCGCCCAGTCGCCTGTTCGAACAGTTTGTTGGCCTCGGCAACGACTACCAGATTAGCGGTCGCGATCCAGCCCGGTCGTCCGCGGCTGACCCACACCTGCCCCTTGCCCACGGCCAGCACTCGCAGCACCTGCCCCGGTGTCACTTGGTCGACGCGTTGGCCTGCGGCAATCAGCGTCGCGTTACGGCGAACGGCTACCCAGTCGCCCACTTCGAAAGCCCACGAAGCGGGCACAGCGAAGAGCCCTGCCACGAAAACCACCAAAATCAAAATCTGTCGAAAAGCCACCGTTGTCTCTCCTGCTGTGCGAACAAGCATTCCCGTATGGATACGCCGGGCTACGTTAAACGGGATGCAAGGGCCTACTATAAGCCAAACCTAGCCGGACAGCGCATTTTTTCGTAGCTACGCTCGCCAGAGCGTGGAAAGCTTTTTTGTAGCTACGCTCGCCAGAGCGTGGAAAACGCCGATCCCGTTCCGTCGGGCTTGCCCGGCGGAGATACGTTTCCTCGCGAGCCGTGCTGCGAAACCGTCGCGGTGGTTATCATCATCCAGGATGCCGCGAAGTGGTGCCGCCCAGCTTACATGCGTTCGCACCACGGAGAATATTAGTTGGGCATCAGACACAGGGCTTTCTGGCGATCGCGGATCAGCACCGGATCGGGGCGAGGAGTGTTCAGCCGTGCATCCAATTCATCGATGGCGGCGAGCAGTTGTGCCCTGGCCTGCCCCGCATCACCGCTCACCAACGCCCACTCGGCCTTGCGAATTCGCCAGCGGCTCTTCAGCCGGCAGCGGGCCAGTTGTTGGTCGATAATCGCCCCTGCCTCGGCCAGCCATTTGGCGGCGTGCTCCGCCTTAGCATCCGACGCTTGGCCGGCAGCGGCCAACAGTGTGTCGCACAAAGCGGCTTGGAGCACCGGACTTTCCGTCGTCGCGGCCGCCTCGCGTAACCCCGCAACGGCCGCGTCGTAGTGTCCCAGTTGCTGCTCGGCTTCGGCCCGCCACAGCACCCACTGAATCTCCCGCGGATGGGTTTGCAAGGCCGCGTTAAATTCGTCGATCGCCAACCGCCAACGCTGGGTGTGACGATAGATTTGGCCACGCAGCGCATGGACCGCTGCTTGCACGCCTTGCTCGGAGCTGTCGAGCAACGGCTCGGTACGACCGAGCAGTCCGCCAGCAACCGTTTGCATCCCCGCCGTATCTCCGGCCGCCACCAACACCGCTTCGAACTGTCTTAGCTGAAGCCGCAAAAGCTCCAGGCGAATCAAATCGGACTCGGGTTCCAGTTGCAGGGCGCGCTTAAAATCTTCCGCAGCGGATCGATATTTGCGCAGCGCGCGGTACTCGCAACCGCGACGGAATAAGCTGTCGGCGGTGAGCCCCTCGTCACGAATTGTGGCCGTCAAGCGATCGATCACGTCGTGCGGCCCTTCGTGTGCCGAACTCCAGATAGCGGAGAGCAGCACTAAGAGTAGGGAGGCGGGAAGTTGTCGGGAGTCCATGGGGTGGGTTTTTCATGGTCGTGTGATGCGGGCGGGTGATGACGCTGGTACATCTTGCTACACCCTCCTTCCTAAGGAGGGTCGAGCCTTAGCGAGGGGAGGATCCGGGTACGGCCAGCAGGTAGGGATCGAGCGTAAAGTCGCTGCTGCTGCGGCTGACGTTGTGGCCTTCAATCGAAAGGATATTGTCGTCATCGACCAGCCACTTGGTGGCACCGTCCAGCGGGAAATACTCGTAACCTCCGGCTTCGTGCCCCTCCACGTCTTCGGCATCCTCGCCACGCCCTTTGCCGACGCCCACCCGCAGCACTTCATGGCCGTTTAAATAAGCGATAAATCCATCGTCGTAGCTGATCGCCAACCCCAGTTCATCGATGGCTTCTTTCTGTCCCGGCCCCAGTTCAAACTCGGTCCGAGCATACACCACGGTGTACTTGCCCTTCATGTCTTTCAGTTCGGTGATGTCATCGCTGTCGCCGTAGCCGATACTGGCTTTACCAACTTTCCAGCCGTCGGCTTCTTCGGGAATCGTTTCAATTGCTGTCCAGTTTGCGGCCGCGTGACGACCGGCCAAATACTCCCACTCGGCATTCGGCGGAATCAACTTCTTAGCTTGTTTGGGGAACGGGGTTTCGCTGGACAACCCTCGCTTGGTTTTGTCAACGGAAACCGCATAGGCGGGCAAAGTTTTTGGATTGGCCACGATTTTGGGCACGTGGGTGCCCTGTTTAACGATGCGAAACAGATCGCGTGTCTTTCCGCCGCGATCGACCATGATGCCCGTCAAAGCGTCGCCGTCCACATCGATGATCGTCGAGCCGTTTTCGACGATCACTCGCTTCATCACCGGCGAGGTGCCGCGACGGCTGACCCGTGCGCCCCCGTGGCCGGTCACCACCTGCACAGTGCCTTGATGCGCGTGCAGGCCCTTGCTTTTGCGATACGCGCCATCACCACGAGGATCGCCATCGCCATCATCCAGCACCACACCTTCGGCGACGGTGGGTGTTTGATACGCGCCGTCGATCAGCATCGAGCGTTCGTAGATATGTGAATGCCCGGTCAGCACCAAGTCCACGCCACCGGCTTCCAGTACCGGCATGATCAATTCCCGCATTTCGATCAGCTGGTTCTCTTTGTCGCTATCGTGCGAGCCTTTGGTGTAGGGCGGGTGATGCCAATAAGCGACGATCCAGTCTTGATGGGTCGCTTCCAGGTCCGCACGCAACCACTGCGACATCACACCGGCGGGCGAGCGATCGAGGTCGTGCGAATCCAGACAGATGAAGTGGATATTGGCATAGTCGAATGAATAATAGGCTTCGCTGGCTGACGCCAATCCGCCGGCTTCGGCTTTTCGCGGACAGCGATAGGCGTCGTAGTAGGGACCGACGCCCAACATTCCTTTGGACGTGCGGCCTTCATGGTTTCCCATCGCCGCCCAACACACAGTGTTGCGGAGCGTCGGTTGGTAGACGTCAAAAAAGTTCCGTTGAAATTCGGCGTCGGTGCCTTTGGGATAAGCCATATCGCCGACGTGGATATACAGATCCAGCGGGGTCTCGTCCGCAGCCACTTGGTCCAGCATCGCCTGATAGACGGCGGCCTGTCGCGAGTCCCCGGTGCCCGAATCGCCGACCACCCAGATTCGTACCGGCTGGGCCTGGCCAGGATTGGGATGAGTGCGGAAGTAACACTCCTCGCCACCGGCCAATTGCCTCTCTCCATCGAACACGGCGTAATAATACTTCGTCTCTGGTTGCAATCCCGTCAGCACGGCTTCGTACTGCACCGTTCCCTCTGGTGCAGAGTGTAGTTTTTTATCACCGCTTGGTCGCCGGACTTCGATCGCGTCCTGGTCGAGCACCTGGTCGAGCCGCTCGGGGTGCAAACCATACCGCACAACGGGATCGCTTTCGCCGGCGGTCCGCCAGAGGATGGAAATCGAGGACGGCGTGGCTAGTTGCAGGTACGGGCCGCGAGTCAGCGGCGGAGTTGCAGGGGCCGCCTGGACGCAGACCAGCGGTCCAGCCACACCGCACACCAGCAGCACAACCATGGCGACACGCACCAGCCAGGAGCTAAACGCAGAGAGGGGTCTGGCCGATCCGGCGGCAACAAATCGGGACATCTTTGTAGAACTCAATGGCAGCAGGTGGGAGGTTGGTGGGAGTATTGAAGATAGTCGGTCCGCAGGACGGAAACAATTGCCGCCCCATGGCTAGCTCGTTTGACCCGTAGCCGCAGGAGCCTCAAAACGTTGGACTCAAACCTATACGTGAGGCAGGCTCCGTAGGCGCAGGCGTGGTCCGCCGGGGGATGCAATCGAAGCGGACAGGTTGTGGACGACAAGTGTCATGGCAAACACCCGCGGCTGCCCGCGCCGGCGCCTGGCTCGTTTAACCCGTAGCCGCAGGAGCCTCAAAACGTTGGACCCAGACCAACACGTGCGACAGGCTCCGCAGGCGCAGGCGTGGTCCGCCGGGGGATGTAAGCGAAGCGGAGAGGTGGTGGACAACAAGTGTCATGGCAAACATCCGCGGCTGCCCGCGCCGGCGCCTGGCTCGTTTAACCCGTAGCCGCAGGAGCCTCAAAACGTTGGACCCAAACCAATACGTGAGGCAGGCTCCGCAGGCGCAGGCGTGGTCCGCCGGGGGATGCAAGCGAAGCGGACAGGTTGTGGACGACAAGTGTCATGGCAAACACCCGCGGCTGCCCGCGCCGGCGCCTTCGGCTACGGGTTAAACGAGATTGCCGCAGGAGCCTCAAAACGTTGGACCCAGACCAACACGTGCGACAGGCTCCGCAGACGCAGGCGTGGTCCGCCGGGGGATGCAAGCGAAGCGGAGAGGTCGTGGACATCAATTGTCATGGCAAACATCCGCGGCTGCCCGCGCCGGCGCCTTCGGCTACGGGTTAAACGAGATTGCCGCAGGAGCCTCAAAACGTTGGACTCAAACCTATACGCGCGACAGGCTCCGTAGGCGCAGGCGTGGTCCGCCGGGGGATGCAATCGAAGCGGACAGGTTGTGGACGACAAGTGTCATGGCAAACACCCGCGGCTGCCCGCGCCGGCGCCTTCGGCTACGGGTTAAACGAGATTGCCGCAGGAGCCTCAAAACGTTGGCCCAGACCAACACGTGCGACAGGCTCCGCAGGCGCAGGCGTGGTCCGCCGGGGGATGTAAGCGAAGCGGAGAGGTCGTGGACAACAAGTGTCATGGCAAACATCCGCGGCTGCCCGCGCCGGCGCCTGGCTCGTTTAACCCGTAGCCGCAGGAGCCTCAAAACGTTGGCTCTTCGTCGGTTTTAGTGGCTGAAATCGGGCTCCATCTTTAGGGCCCCACAATAAAACAAGATGCGGGTGCGGTAGTTCTCGAAGTTGCGAAAGCCGCGGGCCGCCGACTTGATGGCCTGCACTCGACCGTTGAAGGCCTCACTTTTGGCATTGGTGATGGAGTACTCGAAGTAGGCCAGCAAGCCGGCGAGGTGTTTCTTGAGCATTCTCGCAACCTTCTTGATCGGATCGAGTTTGCTACGAATGGCCCATGCGTACCAACGGTCAAAGAACTTCTTCGCCCAAGCGCCGCTGCGGTATGTCCAGAAGTCACGAAACATTTCCTTGATTCCCCACGCACGTGCCGTCTTGATCGCGACTTGCCGAATGTCTTCGATTTGCTTTTGCGTGGCATCATCAAGAGTCTCCTCGTTGTAGAGCCAAAGTTGACGCGTACCCGTCAGGTCATTAATGCCTTCGCTTCGGAGCAGTTTGTTCTCTCGGCGTCGAACCAGATCGACCGCTTCGCCGAGGTATTGGCTGATGTGGAAATGGTCGTGAACGATCTTCGCCTGGGGAACTTGTTTGACAATGCTGTTTCGAAAAGCTTGC from Roseimaritima ulvae includes these protein-coding regions:
- a CDS encoding tetratricopeptide repeat protein, whose amino-acid sequence is MAFRQILILVVFVAGLFAVPASWAFEVGDWVAVRRNATLIAAGQRVDQVTPGQVLRVLAVGKGQVWVSRGRPGWIATANLVVVAEANKLFEQATGRLGARDLLARGRVRLAAGKLEAGLVDLNRAAELASQNGEFLAPLGFGYLAAGHPETAIKVFSAALDKQPQSVEAWMGRGLAYSQTGNANNARSDFAQAIKLDPLHAFPRKHLGALLHDQGQLDAAEQALTKAIELDAHDGFARKAMGRLRFDQGNLEAARDAFSIAIKLDNKDTEALTGRGVVRHAMGDLKAAEADYLAAIEAAEALPDNAFMWSNLGQVQMELGKFSEALKNLNKAIQLDPEFNEARSHRAFLLVTQPAARQSATASVQQAAADMRQVFQSKAEKTFWDYRALAAVSAQRGDNARAAGYQAQAVEQVQQNGPKRFVEPAIEALKRYQTQ
- a CDS encoding tetratricopeptide repeat protein — its product is MDSRQLPASLLLVLLSAIWSSAHEGPHDVIDRLTATIRDEGLTADSLFRRGCEYRALRKYRSAAEDFKRALQLEPESDLIRLELLRLQLRQFEAVLVAAGDTAGMQTVAGGLLGRTEPLLDSSEQGVQAAVHALRGQIYRHTQRWRLAIDEFNAALQTHPREIQWVLWRAEAEQQLGHYDAAVAGLREAAATTESPVLQAALCDTLLAAAGQASDAKAEHAAKWLAEAGAIIDQQLARCRLKSRWRIRKAEWALVSGDAGQARAQLLAAIDELDARLNTPRPDPVLIRDRQKALCLMPN
- a CDS encoding purple acid phosphatase family protein; this encodes MSRFVAAGSARPLSAFSSWLVRVAMVVLLVCGVAGPLVCVQAAPATPPLTRGPYLQLATPSSISILWRTAGESDPVVRYGLHPERLDQVLDQDAIEVRRPSGDKKLHSAPEGTVQYEAVLTGLQPETKYYYAVFDGERQLAGGEECYFRTHPNPGQAQPVRIWVVGDSGTGDSRQAAVYQAMLDQVAADETPLDLYIHVGDMAYPKGTDAEFQRNFFDVYQPTLRNTVCWAAMGNHEGRTSKGMLGVGPYYDAYRCPRKAEAGGLASASEAYYSFDYANIHFICLDSHDLDRSPAGVMSQWLRADLEATHQDWIVAYWHHPPYTKGSHDSDKENQLIEMRELIMPVLEAGGVDLVLTGHSHIYERSMLIDGAYQTPTVAEGVVLDDGDGDPRGDGAYRKSKGLHAHQGTVQVVTGHGGARVSRRGTSPVMKRVIVENGSTIIDVDGDALTGIMVDRGGKTRDLFRIVKQGTHVPKIVANPKTLPAYAVSVDKTKRGLSSETPFPKQAKKLIPPNAEWEYLAGRHAAANWTAIETIPEEADGWKVGKASIGYGDSDDITELKDMKGKYTVVYARTEFELGPGQKEAIDELGLAISYDDGFIAYLNGHEVLRVGVGKGRGEDAEDVEGHEAGGYEYFPLDGATKWLVDDDNILSIEGHNVSRSSSDFTLDPYLLAVPGSSPR